In Acidobacteriota bacterium, the sequence GCCGGGCTCAGCGCTCAGCTCGACCTCCTCCGGCAAATTAGCCTGATCGAGCAGCGCTTTGGGCACACGAACCCCGCGCGAGTTGCCGATGCGTATAATGCGAGTCATGATGGCCATGTAGCTACATTGTAATCACGGGCGCAATCCATATGCAAGTCCCGAATATCAGTGCGGTCTTGTGGAAAGTTAGTGGCCGAAGTCGGTCTTGGCGGCGTAGGCGGGCTTCTGCACCGCGAGGCTTGCGACGCGCTCCGCGCCGAGCTGCTCCAGGAATGCTGCCGGGTCCTTCACGCCGGTTACCCATCGCGCCAGCCAGGCTTCGAAGTCGGCGCGGGTCTTGGTGCCCTTGTGGTATTCGGCGTAGTAGTTGTCGTCGCGGTTGTAATAGCCCTGGATGGGCGAGGGGTGCGCGCCGTGCGGCACTGCGCAGACGGCCGAAACGAGGAAGCCGGGGACCACGGTGCGGTTGGGGTCGCTGGCGATCACCTTGGGCCCGACGATCTCCTCGGCGACTACGATGACGTGCTTGGCCGCGCGCACGGCGTCGGGGCCGGAGCCGAGGTTGCCCCAAATGTGGGCATTGCCGTAGACGTCAGCGCGCTGCGCCTGGATGATCGCCACGTCGGGAGTCAGCGCGCGCACGGCGACCATCTTTTCGTCAGTGAAAGGCGCGGTAAATTCGGCGAGATCGGGATTGCGCGCGAGAATGTCCGAGCCGATAGAGGTGTAGGTCGGCAGGAAGGGCACGCCCAGCGCTCCGGCGTGCAGCGCCAGCGCGATGGTGAAGTTCGAGTGGTTGATAGTCTCGACCTGATGCGGAATGTTTTCTTCCATGGCGCGGCGGAAGTTGTAGGCCGAGCCCATCATCACGTTGCCCACCCACGCGGCAACCACTTTGCGGGCCACGCCCGCGCCGATCATCTGGTCGAACAGAATGTCCGAGATGGGGCCGACCAGTGTCAGGTCGCGCTTGCCCTGCCGGATGATCTCGTGCCCGGCGGCGAAGGGGATCATGCTTTCGAGGCACAGCCCCATCGCCACGCTCGCGCCATCCGGGACGAAGCGCGCGACGGCGTCGGCGAGTGTGGTTACTTTTTCAGCTTGCTTGTCGGATGCTTTGGACATTACCTGTTGCTCCTGTCAATTGACGATAGGCGGACTGATCAGAGCCCCGACCGCGAGGGAGGGGGCACGCCTGCCGATTAACAATCTGAATGAAATGAAACTATCTCTGCCAACGCTCGTGCCCCCTCCCTCACGGTCGGGGCTCTGATCTAATGATGATTCCAGCGCGGCGCGCGTTTTTCCAGAAACGCCACGATGCCTTCCTTGGCGTCGTGTGTGGGCGCGAGGCGGCGAAGGAAGAAGCTCTCGCTGTCATCGAGCAGGCGGATGAAGTCCAGTCCGCGCGTGCGCTGCAGCAGATGCTTGGTCAGGCGCAACGCGGTGCCGCTTTGCGCGATCATCTCGCCGAGCAGGGCATTCAGAGAAGACGCCAGCGCGTCTCCATCCAC encodes:
- a CDS encoding CoA transferase subunit A; protein product: MSKASDKQAEKVTTLADAVARFVPDGASVAMGLCLESMIPFAAGHEIIRQGKRDLTLVGPISDILFDQMIGAGVARKVVAAWVGNVMMGSAYNFRRAMEENIPHQVETINHSNFTIALALHAGALGVPFLPTYTSIGSDILARNPDLAEFTAPFTDEKMVAVRALTPDVAIIQAQRADVYGNAHIWGNLGSGPDAVRAAKHVIVVAEEIVGPKVIASDPNRTVVPGFLVSAVCAVPHGAHPSPIQGYYNRDDNYYAEYHKGTKTRADFEAWLARWVTGVKDPAAFLEQLGAERVASLAVQKPAYAAKTDFGH